In Phragmitibacter flavus, one DNA window encodes the following:
- a CDS encoding ribonuclease E inhibitor RraB: MITQILAAAPPLPGWRVRAILDSDSLDGRRSETLFPSDENGDVLFGIAEGAGDLITSRPVDYCHIFPSSDSAAQFTALLPKGECSEPERYRGRKGLPWQVVVTREMIPSHNNITTTEAQLADVASKLGGIPDGWGFMSS; this comes from the coding sequence GTGATCACTCAGATTCTCGCTGCGGCTCCACCGCTACCCGGCTGGCGGGTGCGAGCGATACTGGACTCTGATTCGTTGGACGGACGGCGGAGTGAGACACTGTTTCCATCTGACGAGAATGGTGACGTGTTGTTCGGCATCGCTGAAGGAGCAGGCGACCTGATCACGAGTCGTCCGGTGGATTATTGTCATATCTTTCCTTCGAGTGATTCTGCTGCTCAATTTACCGCTCTTCTTCCCAAGGGCGAGTGTTCTGAGCCTGAACGTTACCGAGGTCGAAAGGGATTGCCCTGGCAGGTCGTAGTCACCCGAGAAATGATCCCCTCGCACAACAACATCACCACGACGGAGGCTCAGCTTGCGGACGTTGCATCCAAACTTGGAGGCATCCCGGACGGCTGGGGCTTCATGAGCAGCTGA